The Micromonospora sp. Llam0 genome contains a region encoding:
- a CDS encoding AlkA N-terminal domain-containing protein: MELDFERCYRVVDSRDQRFDGWFYTGVTSTGIYCRPSCPAVTPKRGNVRFFASAAAAQQAGLRACRRCHPDATPGSPDWDRRADLVGRAMRLIGDGVVDRDGVPGLARRLGYTERHLTRVLTEQVGAGPLALARAQRAQTARILVERTALTVAEIAFAAGFGSVRQFNDTFRTVYGGPPSTLRGRVRPGATDRAGMITVRLAFRRPMAVDAVLGFLADRTVPGVECADDGGYRRALRLPYGTGMVALTPHDGFLAAALRLTDLRDLAPAVARCRRLFDLDADPAAVDAVLGADPAFAAAVAAEPGVRVPGAVDGFELAVRAVVGQQISVSAARRVLARLCAATASRTAPPATGSRTAAPADGLAPFPGPAELLALPDDAFAMPAARRGTLRALAAGVADGDIGLDPGSDRAELSHRLTALPGIGPWTAGYVAMRALGDPDVLLGTDLGVRRGAAALGLPAAPADLTAHADRWRPWRSYANLRLWRSATPTKSTSE, translated from the coding sequence ATGGAGCTCGACTTCGAGCGGTGCTACCGGGTGGTGGACAGCCGCGACCAGCGCTTCGACGGCTGGTTCTACACCGGCGTGACGTCGACCGGCATCTACTGCCGGCCGTCCTGCCCGGCGGTCACCCCGAAGCGGGGCAACGTCCGGTTCTTTGCGTCGGCGGCCGCCGCGCAACAGGCCGGGCTACGCGCCTGCCGGCGCTGCCACCCCGACGCCACCCCGGGTTCGCCCGACTGGGACCGCCGCGCCGACCTCGTCGGACGGGCGATGCGGCTGATCGGCGACGGCGTGGTGGACCGCGACGGCGTGCCAGGGCTGGCCCGCCGGCTCGGCTACACCGAACGGCATCTCACCCGGGTGCTGACCGAGCAGGTGGGGGCCGGCCCGCTGGCGTTGGCCAGGGCGCAGCGTGCGCAGACGGCCCGGATCCTGGTGGAGCGGACCGCCCTGACCGTCGCCGAGATCGCGTTCGCGGCCGGGTTCGGCAGCGTACGGCAGTTCAACGACACGTTCCGGACGGTGTACGGCGGCCCGCCGTCGACGCTGCGCGGCCGCGTACGGCCCGGTGCGACCGACCGGGCCGGGATGATCACCGTACGGCTGGCCTTCCGCCGGCCGATGGCGGTCGACGCCGTACTCGGATTCCTGGCCGACCGGACCGTGCCCGGCGTGGAGTGCGCCGACGACGGCGGATACCGGCGCGCGCTGCGGCTGCCGTACGGCACCGGCATGGTGGCGCTCACCCCGCACGACGGCTTCCTCGCCGCCGCGTTGCGCCTCACCGACCTGCGCGATCTGGCGCCGGCGGTGGCCCGCTGCCGCCGGCTGTTCGACCTGGACGCCGATCCGGCGGCGGTGGACGCCGTGCTGGGTGCCGATCCGGCGTTCGCCGCTGCCGTCGCCGCCGAGCCCGGGGTCCGGGTGCCGGGCGCGGTGGACGGCTTCGAACTGGCGGTACGGGCCGTGGTCGGGCAGCAGATCTCGGTGTCCGCCGCGCGCCGGGTGCTGGCCCGCCTCTGCGCGGCGACCGCATCGCGAACAGCCCCGCCTGCGACCGGGTCGCGAACAGCGGCGCCGGCGGACGGCCTGGCGCCGTTCCCGGGCCCGGCCGAACTGCTCGCCCTGCCCGACGACGCCTTCGCGATGCCGGCCGCCCGGCGCGGCACGCTGCGCGCGCTGGCCGCCGGGGTCGCCGACGGCGACATCGGGCTCGACCCGGGCAGCGACCGGGCCGAGCTGTCGCACCGGCTCACCGCACTGCCCGGCATCGGCCCGTGGACCGCCGGGTACGTGGCGATGCGGGCGCTCGGCGACCCGGACGTGCTGCTCGGCACCGACCTGGGGGTACGTCGCGGCGCGGCGGCGCTGGGCCTGCCCGCCGCCCCCGCCGACCTGACCGCCCACGCAGACCGCTGGCGGCCCTGGCGGTCCTACGCCAACCTGCGGCTGTGGCGGTCCGCCACGCCAACGAAATCTACATCGGAGTGA
- a CDS encoding methylated-DNA--[protein]-cysteine S-methyltransferase, translating to MTTPSTLDTSTVATAVGPLTLIADPDGALRAAGFTADPDDLLALIHPDLRGPVRRRADLGDVTRAVRSYLAGELTAIDQLPVCQHGGPFQRTAWSALREVKPGEPVSYTAFALRSGRPAAVRAAAGACARNAVALVVPCHRVLRGDGTLGGYRWGLPIKKWLLDHESQVTFAGQ from the coding sequence ATGACAACGCCTTCGACACTGGACACGAGTACGGTCGCCACGGCGGTCGGGCCGCTGACGCTGATCGCCGACCCGGACGGGGCGCTACGGGCCGCCGGCTTCACCGCCGACCCGGACGACCTGCTCGCCCTGATCCACCCCGACCTGCGCGGGCCGGTCCGCCGCCGGGCCGACCTCGGCGACGTCACCCGCGCCGTACGGTCCTACCTGGCCGGTGAGCTGACCGCGATCGACCAGCTCCCGGTCTGCCAGCACGGCGGCCCGTTCCAGCGCACCGCCTGGTCGGCGCTGCGTGAGGTGAAGCCCGGCGAGCCGGTCAGCTATACGGCGTTCGCCCTGCGCTCGGGCCGGCCGGCAGCGGTCCGGGCAGCGGCCGGCGCCTGCGCCCGCAACGCGGTCGCGCTGGTGGTCCCCTGTCACCGGGTGCTGCGCGGCGACGGCACGCTGGGCGGCTACCGATGGGGTCTGCCGATCAAGAAGTGGCTGCTCGACCATGAATCGCAGGTGACCTTCGCGGGGCAGTGA
- a CDS encoding ABC transporter ATP-binding protein — MDAVPDRSAPRRRAVHNLWRLRRYLRPYLGQLGWLLAAAAAATGAGIAIPLVIAEVVDGPVAAGDPAGLLLLGGLALLLGVVEAVLIFIRRWTQSASSIGMEGTIRDDIYTHLQRLPVTFHDQWQSGQLLSRAISDLSVIRRFLSFGLLFLILNSATYLTVVALLLHLYWPLGLVVAASAVPLYLFSRQFTHAYLRVSRRMQDQQGDLATLVEESAQGLRTIISFGRAPYLTARFTGLARELHDTAVGKGRLLAHASARYDLVPNASLAVVLVVGAVAVADQQLTIGQLVAFVTLQLMLIWPIKSLGWIISHAQEAMTAADRIQEVLDTPPSIVDRPEAVRLRVGEVRGELRFDNVTFGYPGTPEPVLRGIDLTVRPGETLAIAGLTGSGKTSLVSLVPRLYDVTGGRITLDGHDLRDLRLDELRRCVGVAFEDPTLFSMSVRENLTLGRPDATDAEVHAAVRLAQADFVHDLPWGLRTRIGEQGLSLSGGQRQRLALARAVLGRPRVLVLDDPLSALDVHTEALVEQALRRVLIGTTALLVVHRPSTVALADRVALLDAGRITAVGTHTELLATVPAYRAVLSADGPGLVRSR, encoded by the coding sequence GTGGACGCCGTACCCGACCGATCCGCGCCCCGGCGGCGCGCCGTCCACAATCTCTGGCGGCTGCGCCGCTATCTGCGCCCGTACCTCGGTCAACTCGGTTGGCTGCTGGCCGCCGCCGCAGCGGCGACCGGAGCCGGCATCGCCATCCCGCTGGTCATCGCCGAGGTGGTGGACGGCCCGGTGGCCGCCGGCGATCCCGCCGGTCTGCTGTTGCTCGGTGGACTCGCCCTGCTGCTCGGCGTCGTCGAGGCGGTGCTCATCTTCATCCGGCGGTGGACACAGAGCGCCTCGTCGATCGGGATGGAAGGCACCATCCGCGACGACATCTACACCCACCTGCAGCGGCTCCCGGTCACCTTCCACGACCAGTGGCAGTCCGGGCAGTTGCTGTCCCGGGCGATCAGCGATCTGTCGGTTATCCGACGCTTCCTCTCCTTCGGACTGCTGTTCCTGATCCTCAACTCGGCGACCTACCTGACCGTGGTGGCGTTGCTGCTGCACCTGTACTGGCCGTTGGGGCTGGTGGTGGCGGCCAGCGCCGTGCCGCTCTACCTGTTCAGCCGCCAGTTCACCCACGCCTACCTGCGGGTCTCCCGACGGATGCAGGACCAGCAGGGCGACCTGGCCACCCTGGTCGAGGAGTCGGCGCAAGGGCTGCGGACCATCATCTCGTTCGGGCGCGCGCCGTACCTCACCGCGCGCTTCACCGGCCTGGCCCGCGAGCTGCACGACACCGCGGTCGGTAAGGGCCGGCTGCTCGCCCACGCGTCGGCCCGCTACGACCTGGTGCCGAACGCGAGCCTCGCGGTCGTGCTGGTCGTCGGGGCCGTCGCCGTCGCGGACCAGCAGCTCACCATCGGTCAGCTGGTCGCCTTCGTCACCCTGCAGCTGATGCTGATCTGGCCGATCAAGTCGCTGGGCTGGATCATCTCGCACGCCCAGGAGGCGATGACCGCCGCCGACCGGATCCAGGAGGTGCTGGACACCCCGCCGTCGATCGTCGACCGGCCGGAGGCCGTCCGGCTCCGGGTCGGTGAGGTCCGCGGTGAGCTGCGCTTCGACAACGTCACCTTCGGCTACCCGGGTACGCCGGAGCCGGTGCTGCGCGGCATCGACCTCACCGTACGGCCGGGTGAGACGCTGGCCATCGCCGGCCTGACCGGCAGCGGCAAGACCAGCCTGGTGTCGCTGGTGCCGCGACTGTACGACGTCACCGGCGGTCGGATCACCCTGGACGGTCACGACCTGCGCGACCTGCGCCTCGACGAGCTGCGCCGGTGCGTGGGCGTGGCGTTCGAGGATCCCACGCTGTTCTCGATGTCGGTTCGGGAGAACCTGACCCTCGGTCGGCCGGACGCCACCGACGCGGAGGTGCACGCCGCCGTCCGGTTGGCGCAGGCCGACTTCGTCCACGACCTGCCCTGGGGGTTGCGGACCCGGATCGGCGAGCAGGGGCTCTCGCTGTCCGGCGGGCAGCGGCAGCGGCTGGCGCTGGCCCGGGCGGTGCTGGGTCGGCCCCGGGTGCTGGTGCTCGACGACCCGCTGTCCGCCCTGGACGTGCACACCGAGGCGCTGGTGGAGCAGGCGCTACGCCGGGTGCTGATCGGCACCACCGCGCTGCTGGTGGTGCACCGGCCGTCCACGGTCGCGCTCGCCGACCGGGTGGCGCTGCTGGACGCGGGCCGGATCACGGCCGTCGGCACCCACACCGAACTGCTCGCCACCGTGCCCGCCTACCGGGCCGTACTCTCCGCCGACGGACCCGGCCTGGTCAGGTCCCGGTGA
- a CDS encoding ABC transporter ATP-binding protein, with protein MSRTDDAGGTTDRDARDRDATRSDHGQPDWRGVSDRAADEVSGGDDGGGPVDNARVRARSRALLGSLTRPHRRMIAVAVALLLLQNAAAMAGPYLVMLGIDRAIPPLTDDGDAGPLVAIAVAFAVATVAEYVGKRSFLILSARIGQAILLDLRQRVYRHFLNLSVSFHERYTSGRVVARLTSDMDSISELVNGGIDDLVLAGLSVVSVAAILLWLDLPLALVTLLAFPFLVWMSIWFARASTVAYRRTRETVALLIVHFVESLGGVRAVHAFRREPRNQEIFSEVNTGFQRASLHAFRLIAIYSPSLKGIGNVAIAMVLTFGGWQVLQGRTEIGVLAAFLLYLRRFFEPMQELSQFYNSLQSATAALEKLSGVLDERPDVPEPVRPRPLPQPVRGAVRLHAVSFGYRPDRLVLPELSLRIPAGQTVALVGATGAGKSTIAKLVARLYDPVSGSVTLDGVDLREIAGHDLRRNVIMVTQENHLFAGSVADNIRFGRPDATDAEVEAAARAIGAHEFVSGLPDGYATDVHRRGGRLSAGQRQLVAFARAVLADPAVLILDEATSSLDVPTERLVQRALQTMLNGGQNDGSHNDAGHNGAGRPTGHGRTALVIAHRLSTVQIADRVLVLDDGRIVEDGRPADLIADGGRYAVLHHQWRDSLS; from the coding sequence GTGAGCCGGACCGACGATGCCGGCGGCACCACGGATCGTGACGCGAGGGATCGTGACGCGACCAGGTCAGACCACGGGCAGCCCGACTGGCGCGGGGTCTCCGACCGGGCGGCGGACGAGGTCAGCGGCGGAGACGACGGCGGCGGTCCGGTCGACAACGCCCGGGTCCGGGCCCGCAGCCGGGCGCTACTCGGCTCGCTGACCCGGCCGCACCGGCGGATGATCGCCGTCGCGGTCGCCCTGCTGCTGCTGCAGAACGCTGCCGCGATGGCCGGTCCGTACCTGGTGATGCTGGGCATCGACCGGGCCATCCCGCCGCTGACCGACGACGGCGACGCGGGGCCGCTGGTCGCGATCGCCGTCGCCTTCGCGGTCGCCACCGTCGCCGAGTACGTCGGCAAGCGCAGCTTCCTGATCCTGTCTGCCCGGATCGGTCAGGCGATCCTGCTCGACCTGCGTCAGCGGGTGTACCGGCACTTCCTCAATCTGTCGGTCAGCTTCCACGAGCGTTACACCTCCGGCCGGGTGGTGGCCCGGTTGACCAGTGACATGGACTCGATCTCCGAGCTGGTCAACGGCGGCATCGACGATCTGGTGCTCGCCGGGCTGTCGGTGGTCTCGGTGGCGGCGATCCTGCTCTGGCTGGATCTGCCGCTGGCTCTGGTGACGCTGCTGGCGTTCCCGTTCCTGGTGTGGATGTCGATCTGGTTCGCCCGCGCCTCCACCGTCGCCTACCGGCGTACCCGGGAGACCGTGGCGCTGCTGATCGTCCACTTCGTGGAGTCGCTCGGCGGGGTCCGGGCCGTGCACGCGTTCCGGCGCGAGCCCCGCAACCAGGAGATCTTCTCCGAGGTCAACACCGGCTTCCAGCGGGCCAGCCTGCACGCGTTCCGGCTGATCGCGATCTACTCACCGAGCCTCAAGGGCATCGGCAACGTGGCTATCGCGATGGTGCTCACCTTCGGCGGTTGGCAGGTGCTGCAGGGCCGCACCGAGATCGGCGTGCTCGCCGCGTTCCTGCTGTACCTGCGCCGGTTCTTCGAGCCGATGCAGGAGCTGAGCCAGTTCTACAACTCGCTGCAGTCGGCGACCGCGGCACTGGAGAAGCTCTCCGGCGTACTCGACGAACGGCCGGACGTGCCCGAGCCGGTACGGCCGCGTCCGCTGCCGCAGCCGGTACGCGGCGCGGTGCGGCTGCATGCCGTCTCATTCGGCTACCGGCCGGACCGTCTGGTGCTGCCCGAGCTGAGCCTGCGGATCCCGGCCGGGCAGACGGTCGCGCTGGTCGGGGCCACCGGGGCCGGTAAGTCGACGATCGCCAAGCTGGTGGCCCGGCTCTACGACCCGGTCAGCGGGTCGGTCACCCTCGACGGCGTCGACCTGCGTGAGATCGCCGGCCACGACCTGCGGCGGAACGTGATCATGGTGACGCAGGAGAACCACCTCTTCGCCGGCAGCGTCGCGGACAACATCCGGTTCGGTCGGCCGGACGCGACCGACGCCGAGGTCGAGGCCGCGGCGCGGGCGATCGGCGCGCACGAGTTCGTCTCCGGACTTCCCGACGGGTACGCCACCGACGTGCACCGGCGCGGCGGGCGGCTGTCCGCCGGGCAGCGGCAGTTGGTCGCCTTCGCCCGGGCGGTGCTGGCCGACCCGGCGGTGCTGATCCTCGACGAGGCGACCTCGTCGCTCGACGTGCCGACTGAGCGCCTGGTGCAGCGGGCGTTGCAGACCATGCTCAACGGCGGCCAGAACGACGGTAGCCACAACGACGCCGGCCACAACGGCGCCGGGCGGCCGACCGGTCACGGGCGTACCGCGCTGGTCATCGCACATCGACTGTCGACGGTGCAGATCGCCGACCGGGTGCTGGTCCTCGACGACGGTCGGATCGTCGAGGACGGTCGGCCCGCCGACCTGATCGCCGACGGCGGCCGGTACGCCGTGCTGCACCACCAGTGGCGGGACAGCCTCAGCTGA
- a CDS encoding bifunctional 2-polyprenyl-6-hydroxyphenol methylase/3-demethylubiquinol 3-O-methyltransferase UbiG yields MTDYLALNRASWDERAPAHAASPDYRVAQLIANPELLSEVVRFDLLRLGDLTGVRGVHLQCHIGTDTLSLARLGATMTGLDLSGASLAEARRIAAAAQTPIEYVEADVYRAVEVLGAGGFDLVFTGIGALCWLPSVTRWAETVAGLLRPGGRLFLREGHPALWAVDETRPDGLLVLDLPYFETDRPLVWNEDGTYVDTDASFTHNLTHSWNHGIGEIFTALTGVGLRVTMLIEHDSVPWNALPGRMTKGDDGEWRLTERPERFPLSYTLQAVRVS; encoded by the coding sequence GTGACCGACTATCTTGCGCTCAACCGGGCCAGCTGGGACGAGCGCGCGCCGGCGCACGCCGCCTCACCGGACTACCGGGTGGCGCAGCTGATCGCCAATCCGGAGCTGCTCAGCGAGGTGGTGCGCTTCGACCTGCTGCGGCTCGGTGACCTGACCGGCGTACGCGGGGTGCATCTGCAGTGCCACATCGGCACCGACACGCTGTCACTGGCCCGGCTCGGCGCGACCATGACCGGCCTGGACCTTTCCGGCGCGTCCCTGGCCGAGGCCCGGCGGATCGCCGCCGCAGCGCAGACCCCCATCGAGTACGTCGAAGCCGATGTCTACCGCGCCGTCGAGGTGCTCGGCGCGGGCGGTTTCGATCTCGTCTTCACCGGGATCGGCGCGCTCTGTTGGCTGCCGAGCGTGACCCGGTGGGCGGAGACGGTGGCCGGGCTGCTGCGCCCGGGCGGACGGCTGTTCCTGCGGGAGGGGCACCCGGCGCTGTGGGCGGTCGACGAGACCCGCCCGGACGGCCTGCTCGTGCTCGACCTGCCGTACTTCGAGACGGACCGCCCGCTGGTGTGGAACGAGGACGGCACCTACGTCGACACCGACGCCAGCTTCACCCACAACCTGACCCACTCCTGGAACCACGGCATCGGGGAGATCTTCACCGCGCTCACCGGCGTCGGGCTGCGGGTGACGATGCTGATCGAGCATGACAGTGTGCCGTGGAACGCGCTGCCCGGCCGGATGACCAAGGGCGACGACGGCGAGTGGCGGTTGACCGAACGACCGGAGCGGTTCCCGCTCAGCTACACCCTGCAGGCGGTCCGGGTCAGCTGA
- a CDS encoding SGNH/GDSL hydrolase family protein, giving the protein MRYVAIGDSFTEGLGDELPDGTVRGWADLVAAGLAAANGGPVQYANLAIRGRLLEPIVTDQLDRALSLSPLPTMITLNGGGNDMMRAGTDLGRLVALTEGAVRRCADAGVRLVLLSGGDPSARLPFGATMRRRGSALTAATAELAARHGLDFIDVFSDVEIRREQYWSPDRLHLNSAGHRRVASLVLDGLGHPTEAHVVDPAPVGRRSLLAEARYYREFVVPWVHRRLRGRSSGDGRTAKYVDWVPVQAG; this is encoded by the coding sequence GTGCGGTACGTGGCGATCGGGGACAGCTTCACCGAAGGGCTCGGCGACGAGTTGCCGGACGGCACCGTGCGCGGCTGGGCCGATCTGGTCGCCGCCGGGCTCGCCGCCGCCAACGGCGGCCCCGTGCAGTACGCCAACCTGGCGATCCGGGGACGGCTGCTGGAGCCGATCGTCACCGACCAACTCGACCGGGCGCTGTCGCTGTCCCCGCTCCCGACGATGATCACGCTCAACGGCGGCGGCAACGACATGATGCGCGCCGGCACGGACCTGGGCCGGCTGGTCGCGCTGACCGAGGGCGCGGTACGCCGCTGCGCCGATGCCGGGGTACGGCTGGTGCTGCTCAGCGGCGGTGACCCGAGTGCCCGGCTGCCGTTCGGCGCGACGATGCGGCGACGCGGGTCGGCGCTGACCGCCGCCACCGCCGAGCTCGCCGCCCGGCACGGCCTGGACTTCATCGACGTGTTCAGCGACGTGGAGATCCGCCGCGAACAGTACTGGTCGCCCGACCGCCTGCACCTCAACTCGGCTGGCCACCGCCGGGTCGCCAGCCTGGTGCTGGACGGGCTGGGCCACCCGACCGAGGCGCACGTGGTCGACCCGGCACCGGTCGGACGGCGCAGCCTGCTCGCCGAAGCCCGCTACTACCGGGAGTTCGTGGTGCCCTGGGTGCACCGCCGGCTGCGCGGCCGCTCGTCCGGTGACGGGCGGACCGCGAAGTACGTCGACTGGGTGCCGGTCCAGGCCGGCTGA
- a CDS encoding DNA recombination protein RmuC, producing the protein MLPGVDVATVAVVVVCLGCGGALGWFAAQARSATQIARLDATLRATREGEGRLEQSMRALSYEATAQSQEAVARAVAPLHDALRRYEQRVAELEHDRVDAYAELREQVRAMGGVSAELRTETKQLVAALRAPQVRGRWGEHQLRRIVEAAGMLEHCDFSEQVTSRTEQQTVRPDLVVRLHGGRSVVVDAKAPFDGYLSAMEAREERSRDQHLDSHARQLRTHVDALAAKQYWSAFDQTPEFVVLFVPADPFLDAALQRDPALLEHAFSRDIVLATPATLVALLRTVAYSWRQEALARNAVAVHGLARELYGRLATLGEHVTKLGNALGGAVTAYNRAVGSLEGRVLVSARKLADLGVSGTDLTPPPQVEVAPRQVQAPELETPSTGDDRAHRTRPEWTG; encoded by the coding sequence ATGCTTCCGGGCGTGGATGTCGCGACGGTGGCGGTGGTGGTCGTCTGTCTGGGTTGTGGTGGGGCGCTGGGGTGGTTCGCCGCGCAGGCCCGGTCGGCGACCCAGATCGCGCGTCTGGATGCCACGCTGCGCGCCACCCGCGAGGGTGAGGGGCGGCTGGAGCAGTCGATGCGGGCGTTGTCGTACGAGGCGACCGCCCAGTCGCAGGAGGCGGTGGCGCGGGCGGTGGCACCGCTGCACGACGCGCTGCGCCGCTACGAGCAGCGGGTGGCCGAGCTGGAGCACGACCGGGTCGACGCGTACGCCGAACTGCGTGAGCAGGTCCGGGCGATGGGCGGGGTCTCCGCTGAGCTGCGTACCGAGACCAAGCAGCTGGTCGCGGCGCTGCGCGCGCCCCAGGTGCGTGGCCGGTGGGGTGAGCACCAGCTGCGGCGCATCGTCGAGGCGGCCGGAATGCTGGAGCACTGCGACTTCTCCGAGCAGGTGACCTCGCGGACCGAGCAGCAGACGGTCCGTCCGGACCTGGTGGTTCGGCTGCACGGCGGGCGCAGTGTGGTGGTCGACGCCAAGGCGCCGTTCGACGGCTATCTGTCCGCGATGGAGGCCCGCGAGGAGCGTAGCCGGGACCAGCACCTGGACAGTCACGCCCGGCAGCTGCGGACCCATGTGGACGCACTCGCCGCGAAGCAGTACTGGTCCGCGTTCGATCAGACTCCGGAGTTCGTGGTGCTGTTCGTGCCGGCCGACCCGTTCCTGGACGCCGCGTTGCAGCGCGACCCGGCTCTGCTGGAGCACGCGTTCAGCCGGGACATCGTGCTGGCCACCCCGGCGACGCTGGTGGCGCTGCTGCGCACGGTGGCGTACTCGTGGCGGCAGGAGGCGCTGGCCCGCAACGCGGTGGCGGTGCACGGACTCGCCCGTGAACTGTACGGGCGGCTGGCCACGCTGGGCGAGCACGTCACCAAACTGGGCAACGCGCTGGGTGGCGCGGTCACCGCGTACAACCGGGCGGTGGGATCGTTGGAAGGACGGGTCCTGGTGAGTGCGCGCAAACTCGCCGATCTCGGGGTCTCCGGCACCGATCTGACGCCACCGCCACAGGTCGAAGTGGCGCCGCGTCAGGTGCAGGCACCGGAGTTGGAAACGCCGTCGACCGGCGACGACCGGGCGCATCGGACACGTCCCGAGTGGACCGGTTGA